Proteins found in one Nitrospirota bacterium genomic segment:
- a CDS encoding mercuric reductase, with protein sequence MVNHDGAMLLPDDEHNRLLVSNVHPPDWVNPEPAGRYNLVVIGAGTAGLVTAAIASALGAKVALIEKHLMGGDCLNVGCVPSKGVISASRAWAAVRDGAEFGISGTEGVRYDFGAAMERMRKLRARISPVDSAHRYQSLGVDVFMGEGRFTGPDTVEVTGEAGNRTLRFKKAAICTGARATAPPTPGLKEAGYLTNETVFTLTSLPPRLAVIGAGPIGCELAQAFARFGSQVYLVEALHGILPKEDREAADIVRESMQRDGVRLLCCGKDLRIDKTGGGKRLTVDSHGQHYDLTVDEVLVGVGRAPNVQGLGLDTVGVGYDTTSGVRVNERLQTTNPKIFAAGDVCSSFQFTHAADAMAQIVIQNALFPHPLGLGYASTASLIIPWATYTDPEIAHVGLYEAEAKSRGIEVDTFTHRLDEVDRAILDGEEQGFARVHVKKGTDKILGATIVAAHAGDLISELTVAMKAGLGLGAIGATIHPYPTQAEVVKKVANAWRKTTLTEGKKKALRRWFAWSRY encoded by the coding sequence ATGGTCAATCACGACGGCGCAATGCTCCTTCCGGACGATGAGCACAACCGCCTGCTCGTCAGCAACGTGCACCCGCCGGACTGGGTCAACCCGGAGCCCGCGGGCCGCTACAACCTCGTCGTGATCGGCGCGGGCACGGCCGGCCTGGTCACGGCCGCGATCGCCTCGGCGTTGGGCGCCAAGGTCGCGTTGATCGAAAAGCATCTCATGGGCGGGGACTGCCTCAACGTCGGGTGCGTGCCGTCCAAGGGCGTGATCTCGGCCTCGCGCGCGTGGGCCGCGGTCCGGGACGGCGCGGAGTTCGGGATTTCGGGGACCGAGGGGGTCCGGTACGACTTCGGCGCGGCGATGGAGCGGATGCGCAAACTCCGGGCCCGGATCAGCCCGGTCGATTCCGCGCACCGTTACCAGAGCCTGGGCGTGGACGTCTTCATGGGCGAGGGACGGTTCACCGGGCCTGACACCGTCGAGGTCACGGGCGAGGCCGGCAACCGGACCCTGCGCTTCAAGAAGGCCGCGATCTGCACGGGCGCCCGCGCGACTGCGCCGCCGACTCCGGGCTTGAAGGAAGCGGGCTACTTGACCAACGAGACCGTGTTCACGCTCACCAGCCTGCCCCCTCGTCTGGCGGTCATCGGGGCTGGGCCGATCGGCTGCGAGCTCGCGCAGGCCTTTGCCCGGTTCGGCAGCCAAGTCTACCTGGTCGAGGCTCTGCACGGCATCCTGCCCAAGGAAGACCGCGAGGCGGCGGACATCGTCCGCGAATCCATGCAGCGCGACGGGGTCCGCCTGCTGTGCTGCGGCAAGGACCTGAGGATCGACAAGACCGGCGGCGGCAAGCGACTGACCGTGGACTCGCACGGGCAACACTACGACCTCACGGTGGATGAAGTCTTGGTCGGGGTCGGTCGCGCGCCCAACGTGCAGGGCCTCGGGCTGGACACGGTCGGCGTGGGGTACGACACCACGAGCGGCGTGAGGGTCAACGAACGCCTGCAGACAACCAACCCCAAGATTTTTGCCGCCGGTGACGTCTGTTCTTCCTTCCAGTTCACCCACGCGGCCGATGCCATGGCGCAGATCGTGATTCAGAACGCGCTGTTTCCGCATCCGCTCGGATTGGGCTATGCGAGCACCGCCTCGCTGATCATTCCGTGGGCTACCTACACCGATCCGGAGATCGCCCATGTCGGCCTGTACGAGGCGGAAGCGAAGAGCCGGGGCATCGAGGTGGACACGTTCACGCACCGCCTCGACGAGGTGGATCGCGCGATTCTGGACGGGGAGGAGCAGGGCTTTGCACGCGTCCACGTGAAAAAGGGCACGGACAAGATCCTGGGCGCCACGATCGTGGCCGCGCACGCGGGCGACCTGATCAGCGAACTGACGGTCGCGATGAAGGCCGGGCTGGGCCTAGGCGCAATCGGCGCCACGATCCACCCGTATCCCACCCAGGCCGAGGTCGTCAAGAAGGTGGCGAACGCCTGGCGCAAGACCACATTGACCGAGGGCAAGAAAAAGGCCCTTCGCCGGTGGTTTGCTTGGAGCCGTTACTAA
- a CDS encoding sigma-70 family RNA polymerase sigma factor yields MERTDHEIAQANDPASWVDRHGDALFRFAMLRVADRDLAEELVQETYLAAWQSKDRYAGHSSERTWLVGILKHKIADSRRRDRARPAADSLESDEDADEYFDERGRWKHPPGDWGNSPAAFAENQEFWSVFSRCFEQLPGRLRLAFALKEDEGLDGEAIRKVVGVATTNHVWVILYRARQALRRCLEVHWFAEDR; encoded by the coding sequence ATGGAACGGACCGATCACGAGATCGCCCAGGCGAACGACCCCGCGTCGTGGGTGGATCGACACGGAGACGCGCTGTTTCGATTCGCCATGCTGCGCGTTGCGGATCGCGACCTGGCCGAGGAGCTGGTCCAGGAGACGTACCTGGCGGCGTGGCAATCGAAAGATCGTTACGCGGGACATTCTTCCGAACGCACCTGGCTGGTCGGCATTCTCAAACACAAGATCGCGGACAGCCGTCGCCGCGATCGCGCCCGGCCCGCCGCCGACTCCCTTGAGTCCGACGAGGACGCCGACGAGTATTTCGACGAGCGCGGCCGCTGGAAGCATCCCCCTGGCGACTGGGGTAATTCGCCCGCCGCGTTCGCCGAAAACCAGGAGTTCTGGAGCGTGTTTTCCCGGTGCTTCGAGCAGCTTCCCGGCCGGTTGCGGCTGGCCTTTGCGCTCAAAGAGGACGAGGGCCTGGATGGCGAGGCGATCCGTAAGGTTGTCGGTGTTGCGACGACTAATCATGTGTGGGTCATCTTGTACCGGGCGCGCCAAGCCCTGCGGCGTTGCCTGGAAGTGCACTGGTTTGCTGAGGACCGATGA
- a CDS encoding methyltransferase domain-containing protein translates to MLTHETVLHVPIRETMTLDGVTVLLDPAGPNWIGTDERGRRILDLFDGTRTFGQVVRAYAAEAKLDFAAAWQHVDTLARDAIRRGMLAHQPIAREPYRGRASHLGPRRLTELWLHTNNSCNLACSHCLVSSGPDGDKGLPTDALLRVTADARALGVRRFFFTGGEPFLRKDILTLIDAALEDPQAELAILTNGILFTPSRIEELRRRDPARLKIQISLDGSMPETNDPIRGRGSFQRIVNGIRAAISAGLSVTVSTVITEANADDVPEVTRLVSRLGGTTHHLLWLHKRGRADDGGVDRTPPVERVIEVVRRCREVGRSMGVMVDNHEAVKTRLRYPAGTKRDLASAGVSSLCVYSDGQVYPSAAMANVPALACGSILDRPLSDIWTSSTVARAFASATVEDKAICRTCPLKFLCGGGDIEHAHFYGGSINAHDPYCELHQAMIADALQELTEQRKALVTNRKSGYSAPIVYTGMGEAAVTCATDETPGEVLTSRSECVLTFDLDAPRKVVREFYGNAAETPQEELCCPVQPNPDDLAHIPKEVVERFYGCGSPVGTAGIRPGETTLDLGSGAGIDVFIAAKKVGPTGRAIGVDMTPQMLAVAREAQKPVAAALGYDVTEFREGYLEQIPVESKTVDLVTSNCVINLSPDKPRVFAEMWRVLKDHGRIVIADIVADQEVPPHQRQDPRLWGECISGSLTEEEFLAALERAGFYGLQVLKKTFWKEVEGFRFFSVTVRGFKFEKTAGCVYAGQTATYLGPFKGVSDEEGHWFPRNVAVEVCTDTAAKLSHASYAGLFAVTGVTGEIAPTVGGCDPASGCC, encoded by the coding sequence ATGTTGACCCATGAGACGGTTTTGCACGTGCCGATCCGGGAGACCATGACGCTCGACGGCGTGACCGTCCTGCTCGACCCCGCGGGGCCGAACTGGATCGGGACCGACGAGCGCGGCCGGCGGATCCTGGATCTGTTCGACGGCACGCGGACGTTCGGCCAGGTGGTCCGCGCCTACGCCGCTGAAGCCAAACTGGACTTCGCGGCGGCCTGGCAGCACGTGGACACGCTCGCGCGCGACGCGATCCGCCGCGGCATGCTGGCCCACCAGCCCATCGCTCGGGAGCCGTATCGCGGGCGCGCGTCGCACCTGGGGCCGCGGCGCCTGACCGAACTCTGGCTGCACACCAACAATTCGTGCAACCTCGCGTGCAGCCACTGCCTGGTCTCCTCCGGCCCGGACGGCGACAAGGGGCTGCCCACCGACGCGCTCCTGCGCGTGACCGCGGATGCCCGGGCGCTCGGCGTGCGCCGGTTCTTCTTCACCGGCGGCGAACCGTTTCTCAGAAAAGACATCCTGACGCTCATCGACGCCGCGCTGGAAGACCCCCAAGCCGAACTGGCGATCCTGACCAACGGTATCCTGTTCACCCCGAGCCGGATCGAGGAGCTTCGTCGGCGCGACCCCGCGCGACTGAAAATCCAGATCAGTCTCGACGGCTCCATGCCCGAGACCAACGACCCGATCCGCGGGAGGGGGAGTTTTCAGCGGATCGTCAACGGCATCCGTGCCGCAATCTCCGCGGGACTGTCGGTCACGGTCAGCACCGTCATCACCGAGGCGAATGCCGATGATGTCCCCGAGGTCACCCGACTGGTCTCGCGCCTTGGCGGGACCACGCACCACCTCCTCTGGCTGCACAAGCGCGGGCGCGCGGATGACGGGGGCGTCGATCGCACGCCCCCGGTGGAACGCGTGATCGAGGTGGTGCGTCGCTGCCGCGAGGTGGGGCGATCCATGGGCGTCATGGTGGACAACCACGAGGCCGTGAAAACCCGGCTCCGATACCCGGCCGGTACCAAGCGCGACTTGGCGAGCGCCGGGGTCTCCAGCCTCTGCGTCTATTCCGATGGCCAGGTCTACCCCTCGGCCGCGATGGCCAATGTGCCGGCGCTGGCGTGCGGGTCGATCCTCGACCGACCCCTGTCCGACATCTGGACGTCGAGCACGGTGGCGCGCGCATTCGCGTCAGCCACGGTCGAAGACAAGGCGATCTGCCGGACCTGTCCGCTCAAGTTCCTGTGCGGGGGCGGCGACATCGAGCACGCCCACTTTTACGGCGGCTCGATCAACGCGCACGACCCTTACTGCGAGCTGCACCAGGCCATGATCGCCGACGCCCTACAGGAGCTGACCGAGCAGCGCAAGGCGCTGGTGACCAACCGCAAGTCCGGGTATTCCGCGCCGATCGTGTACACGGGCATGGGCGAAGCCGCGGTGACGTGCGCGACCGATGAGACGCCCGGCGAGGTGCTCACCAGCCGGTCCGAGTGCGTCTTGACGTTCGACTTGGACGCCCCGCGCAAGGTCGTCCGCGAGTTTTACGGCAATGCCGCGGAGACGCCGCAGGAGGAACTCTGTTGCCCCGTGCAACCCAACCCCGACGACCTCGCTCACATCCCCAAGGAAGTCGTCGAGCGTTTCTACGGGTGCGGCTCGCCGGTGGGCACGGCGGGGATCAGACCCGGCGAGACCACGCTCGATCTGGGCAGCGGCGCGGGTATCGACGTGTTCATCGCCGCGAAGAAGGTGGGCCCCACGGGCCGGGCCATCGGCGTGGACATGACGCCCCAGATGCTGGCCGTCGCGCGCGAGGCGCAGAAGCCGGTCGCGGCCGCCCTCGGATACGACGTGACGGAATTTCGCGAGGGGTATCTGGAGCAGATTCCCGTCGAATCGAAGACGGTCGATCTCGTGACCTCCAACTGCGTCATCAACCTGTCGCCCGACAAGCCGCGGGTGTTCGCCGAGATGTGGCGCGTGCTGAAGGACCACGGCCGGATCGTGATTGCCGACATCGTCGCAGACCAGGAAGTCCCGCCGCACCAGCGCCAAGATCCCAGGTTGTGGGGCGAGTGCATCAGCGGCTCGCTGACCGAGGAAGAGTTCCTGGCGGCGCTGGAACGCGCGGGGTTCTACGGGCTGCAGGTCCTCAAGAAGACGTTCTGGAAAGAGGTCGAGGGCTTCAGGTTCTTCTCGGTCACCGTACGTGGCTTCAAGTTCGAAAAGACCGCGGGCTGCGTGTACGCGGGCCAGACCGCGACGTACCTCGGCCCGTTCAAGGGCGTCAGCGACGAGGAGGGCCACTGGTTCCCGCGGAACGTGGCGGTCGAGGTCTGCACCGACACCGCGGCCAAGCTCTCGCACGCGTCGTACGCCGGGCTGTTCGCGGTCACGGGCGTGACCGGTGAGATCGCTCCCACGGTTGGCGGCTGCGATCCCGCCTCGGGGTGCTGCTGA
- a CDS encoding inorganic phosphate transporter, translated as MTTVLLIGAIVLWLAYANGANDNFKGVATLFGSGASEYPGALRWATITTFAGSLASIVVAAGLVAKFSGKGLVPDAVLADSGFASAVALAAATTVFLATRFGFPISTTHALVGGLVGAGLAARGLGGVNLASLGTAFVAPLVIAPLAAIALTAAAYPLLHGARKGLGFARETCVCVGEEVRVIAVEPRGAPLAASVAGTFPSIAIADPQECFQRYAGHMWGVSLQTILDRLHYLSAGAVCFARGLNDTPKVVALLVTAQALHLPLAATIVTIAMAMGGLLSARRVAETMSHRITAMNHGQGFTANLATAFLVIWASRWGLPVSTTHVSCGALFGIGAVTGQARWKAIGSIALAWITTLPVAAVLAAAAYYTMGGQG; from the coding sequence ATGACCACCGTCCTCCTGATCGGCGCGATCGTGCTCTGGCTGGCTTATGCCAACGGGGCCAACGACAATTTCAAGGGCGTGGCCACGTTGTTCGGCTCGGGCGCGAGCGAATACCCGGGCGCGTTGCGCTGGGCCACGATCACGACGTTCGCGGGCTCGCTGGCGTCGATCGTGGTGGCCGCGGGGCTGGTCGCCAAGTTCTCCGGCAAGGGCCTGGTGCCCGATGCCGTGCTGGCCGACTCGGGATTCGCGTCCGCCGTGGCGTTGGCCGCCGCGACCACCGTGTTTCTGGCCACCCGCTTCGGGTTCCCGATCTCCACCACCCACGCGCTGGTGGGCGGCTTGGTCGGCGCGGGGCTGGCGGCGCGCGGTCTTGGGGGGGTGAACCTCGCGTCGCTGGGCACGGCCTTCGTGGCGCCGCTCGTGATCGCGCCGTTGGCCGCCATCGCGCTCACGGCTGCCGCCTATCCGCTCCTTCACGGGGCCCGCAAGGGTTTGGGGTTTGCGCGAGAGACCTGCGTGTGCGTGGGGGAGGAAGTCCGCGTCATTGCGGTTGAACCGCGCGGGGCACCCCTCGCGGCGTCGGTCGCCGGCACATTCCCCTCGATCGCCATCGCCGACCCCCAGGAGTGCTTTCAGCGATATGCCGGGCACATGTGGGGGGTGAGCCTCCAAACCATTCTGGATCGGCTGCACTACCTGAGTGCGGGGGCGGTCTGCTTCGCGCGCGGACTCAACGACACGCCCAAAGTCGTGGCACTGCTGGTCACGGCGCAGGCGCTGCACCTGCCGCTCGCGGCCACGATCGTGACCATCGCGATGGCCATGGGCGGCCTGCTCAGCGCCCGACGGGTGGCGGAGACCATGAGCCACCGGATCACGGCGATGAACCACGGGCAGGGGTTCACCGCCAACCTGGCCACGGCCTTTCTCGTGATCTGGGCCTCGCGCTGGGGGCTGCCGGTCTCCACCACGCACGTCTCCTGCGGCGCGCTGTTTGGGATCGGCGCGGTCACGGGGCAGGCTCGTTGGAAGGCGATCGGCTCGATCGCCCTGGCGTGGATCACGACGTTGCCGGTCGCGGCGGTGTTGGCCGCGGCCGCCTATTACACCATGGGCGGTCAGGGTTGA
- a CDS encoding DUF3047 domain-containing protein, giving the protein MDRPSAIGWTSHAGAWTLFAIVALVVAGAAPFAGPAAADDALIVGAFSSAPEGPDPPPGWKPLTFKKVPTHTAYAVVRDGDRTVVRADSRAGASGLTREVAIDLKEYPIVAWRWRIANVIAKGDVTKKAGDDYAARLYITFAYDPDKVRFSKKAKYKAGRLLFGDIPIGAINYIWDRRTPQGTIVPNAFTDFVKMIVVESGDADVGRWMEEERNLYEDYRQAFDEEPLLVNGVAIMTDTDNTGEAATAYYGDIVFKRVR; this is encoded by the coding sequence ATGGATCGACCATCGGCAATCGGCTGGACGAGTCACGCCGGTGCCTGGACGCTGTTCGCAATCGTGGCGCTGGTCGTGGCGGGGGCAGCGCCTTTCGCGGGTCCTGCCGCGGCGGATGACGCGCTGATCGTGGGCGCGTTCTCCTCCGCGCCCGAAGGTCCCGATCCTCCGCCGGGGTGGAAGCCGCTCACGTTCAAGAAAGTGCCCACCCATACCGCGTACGCCGTCGTGCGCGACGGAGACCGCACGGTGGTGCGCGCGGACAGCCGCGCGGGCGCGTCGGGGCTCACGCGCGAGGTGGCGATCGACCTCAAGGAGTATCCCATCGTTGCGTGGCGGTGGAGGATCGCCAACGTCATCGCCAAGGGCGACGTGACGAAGAAAGCCGGCGACGACTACGCGGCGCGGCTCTACATCACGTTTGCGTACGACCCCGACAAGGTCAGGTTCTCCAAGAAGGCCAAGTACAAGGCTGGCCGGCTTCTGTTCGGCGACATCCCCATCGGCGCGATCAACTACATCTGGGACCGCCGGACGCCGCAGGGGACGATCGTCCCCAACGCGTTCACCGACTTCGTCAAGATGATCGTGGTCGAATCCGGTGACGCCGATGTCGGCCGCTGGATGGAAGAAGAGCGCAACCTCTACGAGGACTACCGGCAAGCGTTCGATGAGGAGCCGTTGCTGGTCAACGGCGTCGCGATCATGACCGACACCGACAACACGGGCGAAGCCGCCACGGCGTACTATGGCGACATCGTGTTCAAACGAGTCCGGTGA
- a CDS encoding DUF2282 domain-containing protein — MNAKTRKNAVGSSALLVALSLAGAQTAAAAPPMPEMPAGWEACGGVARAGMNDCAVKTSLHSCVGLAKKDGESDSYVFLPKGMCAKLANGTVLPITKEDLAKMKEMMKKM; from the coding sequence ATGAACGCCAAGACGAGAAAAAACGCTGTCGGGTCGTCCGCGCTGTTGGTCGCATTGAGCCTGGCAGGAGCCCAGACCGCGGCCGCCGCACCGCCGATGCCGGAGATGCCCGCCGGTTGGGAGGCCTGCGGGGGCGTGGCCCGGGCCGGGATGAACGACTGCGCGGTCAAGACCAGCCTCCATTCCTGCGTGGGCTTGGCGAAGAAAGACGGCGAATCCGACTCCTACGTCTTTCTGCCGAAAGGCATGTGCGCCAAGCTCGCGAACGGCACCGTGCTGCCCATTACCAAAGAGGACTTGGCCAAAATGAAAGAGATGATGAAGAAGATGTAG
- a CDS encoding DNA-binding domain-containing protein: MSRLREIQRTFSEGVMEGKPHAVAAAIAPDGSALRSVALYRRLIRLNYTQVLKVTYPVLFRFIGEHYFGILARGYLKAHPSTSGDLFPYGRHLPAFLRALRVSPLLPELARLEWACHEVHQAADSPPLSSEELQAIASVDPSHVTVRFHAASRLLSFPLPVQRVWLALQAEAPADEVVDLPLPEEETGVIVTRADGKVRVTPLASLDYRLLEAMSRGVDLASVERMAIESEPEFDFSRLFATVLDLHIISGFSVREKP; encoded by the coding sequence ATGTCACGGCTTCGTGAGATCCAGCGGACGTTTTCCGAGGGAGTCATGGAGGGAAAACCCCACGCCGTGGCAGCGGCGATCGCGCCCGACGGGTCGGCCCTGCGGAGCGTGGCTCTCTACCGCCGTCTGATCCGTCTCAACTACACGCAGGTGCTGAAGGTCACCTATCCGGTCCTGTTTCGCTTCATCGGCGAACACTATTTCGGAATATTGGCGCGAGGGTACCTCAAAGCTCATCCCTCCACCAGCGGGGACCTGTTTCCCTACGGGCGCCATCTGCCCGCGTTTCTCAGAGCCCTGCGGGTCTCCCCGCTGCTGCCGGAACTGGCGAGGCTGGAATGGGCCTGCCATGAGGTCCATCAGGCCGCAGATTCCCCGCCACTGTCAAGCGAAGAACTTCAGGCTATCGCGTCGGTCGATCCGTCGCACGTGACGGTCCGCTTTCATGCGGCCTCGCGACTCCTGTCTTTTCCTCTCCCGGTCCAGCGAGTCTGGCTGGCGCTGCAAGCGGAGGCGCCGGCGGATGAAGTCGTGGACCTGCCGCTTCCCGAGGAAGAGACCGGCGTGATCGTGACGCGGGCGGACGGGAAGGTGCGGGTCACGCCGCTGGCCAGCCTGGACTACCGGCTGCTTGAGGCCATGTCACGGGGAGTCGATCTGGCTTCGGTCGAACGAATGGCGATCGAGTCCGAGCCCGAGTTCGATTTCTCCCGGTTGTTTGCCACCGTTCTGGATCTGCACATCATCAGCGGGTTTTCCGTCAGGGAGAAGCCATGA
- the merA gene encoding mercury(II) reductase, with amino-acid sequence MPHLTADDRYDLVILGSGSAAFAAAIKASELGARVAMTERRVIGGTCVNVGCIPSKNLIRAAELYYAPAHTTYQGLGIRRGTLDFAALIRQKDRLVQTLRRQKYIDIAEADEKIAILKGHARFLSKHQVQVGDRVVEAPRFLIATGSRACIPEFPGIDKVTYLTSTEAFQLKKPPKSMVIIGGGVIALELGQMFHRFGTKITILERGGHVLLGLDEEVAQAIQRILIEEGVRIETHAAVSEIAQASRGTAVTAQVQGRARRFVAERLLVACGRVPNSDGIGLETVGVRVDQHGFVEVDHTMQTTADHIWAAGDVTGPPLATPVGAREGVVAAQNMLSGNHVTMDYTVIPRAVFTDPEVAAVGLSAAEARAQGMQVEADCLDLAHLPKAAAIHQTKGLVKMVIEQDTKRVVGVQLVANRGADLIHEAALAVKCRLTIDDLIGTIHVYPTMSEAIRMAAQMFTKDVSKLSCCAE; translated from the coding sequence GTGCCACACCTGACCGCCGATGATCGATATGATCTGGTGATCCTGGGGTCCGGGTCGGCGGCGTTTGCCGCAGCGATCAAGGCCTCCGAGCTGGGGGCGCGGGTGGCCATGACTGAGCGTCGCGTCATCGGCGGCACCTGTGTGAACGTGGGGTGCATTCCCAGCAAGAACCTGATCCGGGCGGCCGAGCTCTACTATGCGCCGGCGCATACCACCTATCAGGGCCTGGGAATAAGACGTGGAACGTTGGACTTCGCGGCCCTGATCCGACAGAAGGATCGACTGGTGCAGACACTGCGCCGGCAAAAATACATCGATATTGCTGAGGCGGATGAGAAAATCGCTATCCTAAAAGGTCATGCCCGCTTTCTCTCCAAGCACCAGGTTCAGGTCGGCGATCGGGTGGTGGAGGCTCCCCGCTTTCTGATTGCGACCGGTTCACGGGCGTGCATTCCTGAGTTTCCGGGAATCGACAAGGTCACGTATCTCACCAGCACCGAGGCCTTTCAACTCAAGAAGCCGCCGAAGTCGATGGTCATCATCGGTGGGGGCGTGATCGCGCTAGAGTTGGGTCAGATGTTTCACCGATTCGGCACCAAGATCACGATCCTGGAGCGGGGCGGTCACGTGCTTTTGGGGTTGGACGAGGAGGTGGCTCAAGCGATTCAGCGGATCTTGATCGAAGAAGGCGTGAGGATCGAGACCCATGCGGCGGTGAGTGAGATCGCTCAAGCGTCCAGGGGGACTGCAGTCACGGCGCAGGTTCAGGGCCGGGCGAGGCGGTTTGTAGCCGAACGGCTGCTGGTCGCCTGCGGCCGGGTCCCCAACAGCGATGGGATCGGGCTGGAAACCGTGGGAGTCAGAGTGGATCAACACGGCTTTGTGGAAGTCGATCACACGATGCAGACCACGGCCGACCACATCTGGGCGGCGGGCGATGTGACGGGCCCACCGCTGGCCACGCCGGTGGGAGCTCGTGAAGGGGTGGTGGCGGCCCAGAACATGCTCAGTGGAAATCACGTCACGATGGATTACACGGTCATCCCCCGGGCGGTCTTCACCGATCCGGAAGTCGCGGCCGTGGGACTGAGCGCAGCCGAGGCCAGAGCACAGGGAATGCAAGTGGAGGCTGACTGTCTGGACCTCGCCCACTTACCCAAGGCCGCGGCCATCCATCAGACGAAGGGCCTGGTGAAGATGGTGATCGAGCAAGACACCAAGCGGGTCGTGGGTGTCCAACTGGTCGCGAATCGAGGAGCGGATCTCATCCACGAAGCCGCGCTGGCGGTGAAGTGCCGGCTCACGATCGACGATCTGATCGGAACCATCCATGTCTATCCCACCATGTCGGAGGCCATCCGGATGGCGGCCCAGATGTTCACAAAAGATGTGTCAAAGCTATCCTGTTGCGCGGAGTAA
- a CDS encoding TVP38/TMEM64 family protein: MRPSNVVTSDRRNGGARPGPHRAVRGGPLLGKLAILALFVVGVTAFFYFDLGQYLSLAALKANKDALRAYTEAHYAATVGSYIVIYCAQTALSLPGAAILTLTGGFLFGTLWGTVYVNLAATSGAALAFLAARYLLRDAVERKFGPRLASIQRGFAQNAFNYLLTLRLIPLFPFFLVNLASGLTRVRLSTYVAATAVGILPGSAVYANAGSQLGAIESLKDVVSPGVLGAFALLGGLALVPVIYQKLRRPSPVR, from the coding sequence GTGAGACCGTCGAACGTAGTGACGAGCGATCGGAGAAACGGAGGGGCGAGGCCGGGCCCGCATCGCGCGGTGCGGGGCGGGCCGTTGCTCGGCAAGCTGGCGATCCTGGCCCTCTTCGTGGTGGGCGTGACCGCGTTCTTCTACTTCGACCTGGGGCAATACCTCTCCCTGGCCGCGCTCAAGGCGAACAAGGATGCGCTGCGAGCCTACACCGAGGCGCACTATGCCGCGACGGTCGGGTCGTATATCGTGATCTACTGCGCACAGACGGCGCTCTCGCTTCCCGGTGCCGCGATTCTGACGCTCACCGGCGGATTCCTCTTTGGCACGCTGTGGGGCACCGTGTACGTGAATCTCGCCGCGACCTCGGGTGCCGCGCTCGCGTTTCTCGCGGCCCGGTACCTGCTCCGGGACGCGGTCGAGCGCAAATTCGGCCCGCGGCTGGCGTCGATCCAGCGCGGGTTTGCTCAGAATGCGTTCAACTACCTGTTGACGCTGCGCCTGATCCCGCTCTTTCCGTTCTTTCTCGTCAATCTGGCGTCGGGATTGACGCGGGTCCGGCTCTCCACGTACGTGGCGGCGACCGCGGTGGGGATTCTGCCCGGCAGCGCCGTGTACGCCAATGCGGGCAGCCAACTGGGGGCGATCGAGTCGCTCAAGGACGTGGTATCGCCCGGTGTGCTGGGCGCCTTTGCGCTCCTCGGGGGCCTCGCGCTCGTCCCGGTGATCTATCAGAAACTGCGACGGCCATCGCCGGTCCGGTAG
- a CDS encoding DUF692 domain-containing protein, which yields MSSHLPAPIPAQAGIGLRSHHFREILEAPPPVAWMETHPENYFGDGGAPLRILERIRSRYPLSFHGVGLSLGSTDAIDRSHLHKLKALIDRFEPAFVSEHLSWSSVGGRFLNELLPLPYTPESLDHVCARIDEVQNVLKRPLLIENITRYLTWRDSTVPEGAFMAEAARRTGCGILLDLNNVYVNAINFHLDPLDVLREIPAEAVREIHLAGFDRFGRRLIDTHGQVVHPDVWNLYRWAIDRIGPRPTLIEWDTNLPPLAVLADQANQADTILGACHVTAS from the coding sequence ATGTCTTCTCACCTTCCCGCCCCGATCCCGGCGCAGGCCGGGATCGGGCTGCGGTCTCATCATTTTCGCGAGATCCTGGAGGCGCCCCCTCCGGTCGCCTGGATGGAAACCCATCCGGAGAATTATTTCGGGGATGGGGGCGCGCCGCTTCGGATTCTCGAGCGCATCAGGAGCCGGTACCCGCTGAGCTTTCACGGGGTCGGTCTCTCGCTGGGTTCCACCGATGCGATCGACCGCAGCCATCTTCACAAACTCAAGGCCTTGATCGACCGCTTCGAGCCGGCATTCGTGTCAGAGCATCTCTCCTGGAGCTCCGTGGGCGGTCGTTTTCTCAACGAGCTTCTGCCGCTCCCGTACACCCCGGAAAGCCTGGATCACGTCTGTGCACGGATCGACGAAGTTCAGAATGTCTTGAAGCGGCCGCTGCTCATCGAAAATATCACCCGGTATCTGACGTGGCGGGACTCCACCGTGCCGGAGGGAGCGTTCATGGCCGAGGCGGCCCGGAGAACCGGTTGCGGGATTCTGCTCGATCTCAACAACGTGTACGTCAACGCGATCAACTTCCACCTGGATCCACTCGATGTCCTGCGAGAGATTCCGGCTGAGGCCGTCCGGGAAATCCATCTGGCGGGCTTCGATCGCTTCGGCAGACGGCTGATCGATACCCACGGCCAGGTCGTGCATCCGGACGTCTGGAACCTGTATCGGTGGGCGATCGACCGCATCGGCCCGCGGCCCACGCTGATCGAATGGGATACCAATCTCCCGCCGCTTGCGGTGCTGGCGGACCAGGCCAATCAGGCGGACACCATTCTCGGAGCATGCCATGTCACGGCTTCGTGA